In Drechmeria coniospora strain ARSEF 6962 chromosome 03, whole genome shotgun sequence, the DNA window CGTAGTTGcaggtacagagtaagtacagtgtacgtGGTGTTTTCTCTGACACTACTTTCAATTGGCCGTGAAAGAGTCGTGCACCGAATGTACATCTGTTACCCGGAAGAGTGCAAGATACCTCCTCTGTCACTTGAGCGTCGCGAGTGTGTACCAGTTGGTTCATGCGACAACAACGGCGCCGATGCATCATGGCCGCTAGTACTGATGAGGCATAATCGTGCTTTGTCGTTTCTCTCCCGCCGCCATGTGCCACCATGTTTTCGCTCGCTCGGCTTGCATTCCCAGCTTCCTATTAttcgctcgctcgtcccAATTCTTTCTCAACACATGATGCGCGTCGCTCTCCGTgcgtcgcccgtcgcctccgAGAGCTGACCGACCGACGGCCGCAGGCGGTCTCGTGTGCCAGCCACCTCCCGctttcctcggccgcgatgCCGCCGCTTTGCTCTTTGACGCACTCGTTTCGAGGCGCCTTTCGCCTCCTGCCAATCGCTATACCGACCCTCCTTTCGACCCTCTGCGCGACCACGACACTCATTTCCGCGGCTCACGCGGCCCCCAGCCCCGGTCAAGGTGGCACCGGCGGCAAcaacggcggcaccgtcggcgcgacGCCGCACGACAGCTACTCGTCTTCggtcggcgtcctcggctgCAAGATCAACACCAACCGTGTCGCCTACTGGCCCGACCCGGTCGACTGCAACAACATCTGCGTCTCCCTCTCGTACGGGAACCGGAAGCTCCATCTCCTGCGCGTGGACCAGTCCGCCGGCGCCTACGACGTGAGCTACGATGCCTGGAACTACCTCTACTCGGGCTAcggcgcggccgagaagcCGGTCGCTGGCGGCGCCGTCAGCATGAAGTACGAGAACGTCGATGCCTCCCACTGCGCCGACCTcatccatggcgacgacgccaagcTTCCCCTCAGCGCCGCCAACAGCATGATCTTTCTCTCGAGCTGCCTGGACCAGTCGTCGAGCTACGTGGCCAAGAATTACGTCCTCTACAACGTCCTCGATCCGCTCTGCTCCTTGGGTTACGATGAGCCCTGCCGACTCGATTGGCCCAACGGGAATCAGGCGGCCTGCCCCCACATCCTCGGCATGCCAGCCCGGCTCCGAGGCGCGCCCGTCTACAACCTTCGGTACCCAACCGGGCAAAAGGTTTTGGCCTCGTCCACGGGCGAGACCGAGGTGGGTGACGAGAGCCTGGCGAGGAGTCGCGCCCGCTTACGAGCGGCCGCTTTGCCCTGGATTGTTGCTGCCCTCGTCTTGGTGCTTGCCGCATGCTGCTAGGGACATGCTGGGGAGCTCCTTGTCGAGTAAAATTAAGCATCATCCTATACCGGGTCGACTCCAACGAGACGTGGGCAGCTGCTGTTTTCGTCCTCGTGCTTGATGCCGGAGGCAGAGATGGGCCATTCTCCAAAAAGGGGAGCGCTTTGTCCGTCCATGTATCTGCCGGTGTTTTTTTTTAACTGCAACTGCCGGTCGCACGCCCATCATCGGCCCTGGGTAGCTGCTAGCCCATCCTGTCATGCCGGACTCACCCCGGCCTGCATGCCGCTCGATGCAGGCGACGCCCGATGCAGAAGGCCACGACATGACATGACGTCCTCCCTCCGCTGAGGAAGAGGCCCGTGTGTTTGTTTGGCCTAGTTTTACTTGGTTCATCTTCATGTCGACTTGGTTGACGTTGTGAATGACGCCATTTCCATTTATACCCCTATAGCAACTTCTCCTCCTGGTCTGGTAGATGTCTCGATCACGGTAGAaccgtacatgcatgacTTTTTTACTTCTTTTTTATTCATGCGGTCGGATGCATTCCAATGGCGACCACGGGTTTTGCTCGTTTTATCCCAGCATTCTTCTCAGACCTATAATGTACATATTGTAGATTTCACATTCATTGTTTACGTTCTATTCATCAACATCTATATCATGCAATGTTTATTTTGATACATATATGTAAATGTAATTCTTCATATAGGAATACAAGAAGAGGTGTATATACAGTGTATATACTCGGTAGTCTTTGCCATTTCAATAGTACCATTTCAATGgatagtactccgtacaagtgctcgtAAATGTAATGTACAAGCAGGAGACGGGGGTGTGTTAAGATCTAAGAttcatacaagtacaagtacttgtaggttcCCAAAAATTAAtagtatgtactccgtacataaaCTTGTGTATGTTGACTCCATATCTGGTACGGGTACGTAAGCGCACGCGCAGCAATACTTGAAGTTCGTGTGCTTGTCCATATATTTATTCAATACTACTCATGCTGGTGGGTTTGTGTGTAATAGCGTACCGTCACCATCGCCTTTCAGACACGTACCTACTTTCTGCTTATTATTCAAGTACACTATTTCCCCCaaatattacctagtactgtacattctCGTACCCAATGTGCTTACTTGGGAATGAATATTACAGACAAGTATAGATGGCGTTGTCGTCTCTTGTCCGTCTGACCTATGCCTCCCTTCCCCCTTTCTACAAgatcaagtactgtacgcttACACGTTCACTTACACCTATCCCGCCATTTCATCACAACCCGAATCCCCAAGCTCCCGGCTTCGGCCCATCCTTCTCCAGACGATACACCGTGCGCATGAAAGCACCTGCCCATCAAGTAACCCAGCACCGGCTTGGCACGGGTCTCCCCCGAGTCCTTCTCCGCAATCCCCAACCCAGCCGATCCTTCGGGCGGCAGTGGTCATGCCCCTGTCCAATAATTTAACTACAGGGCGGGTCGGGCAAAGTCATGCGCTCCTCTAGAGCGGCATCCCCCACAAAGTCCCCCCTACGTAACCGTAGATGCCCCTCGGTTGGGTAAACACGTAATACGTCTCTATCCGGAAAGACGGCCGTCCTGTTGAGTGTCGTGTCCACGATCATGGCCACGTCGAACGGGTCGAACGGGTCAAAGAGGTTGATCGGTTCAAGGTGGTTGAATGGGCCCCCAATCGTACTATTTTCATTATCCCATCGTCCAACCCTGCCAACACTTTGCCAACCTGTTGGTGCAGCTCATCCCGGGTGACGGCCGGCCGACCGGAGGTGGATTAAGGCAGGTGCGGGAGTCGAGGATGCGGGTACGAGTTCGAGCCATGGTCGTAGAAGTAGATAAAAAGGCCCTCTCTCGTCTCCATCATGTCGCAAAGCCAGAAGCAACGACTCCCAGCAAGCTAGTCACATCTCATTACTTCGCCATCATGAAGGTAGTCtccgccctcgtcaccctctACGCCTCGACAGTCCTTGCCTTTCCTGCCAATATCCCAGCCTCCGCCAATGGTGTGACGTTTGTGAGACTCGCCTACAACACCCACGGCAAACATAGGAGCGCAACCGGTCAGGCCCTCGCTCATGTCACCGACGATCAGCCGACACAGAACCTCGCCtacgtcatcgacgacgaagagggtCCGAACCTAGTCCCCATcaccgacgagctgctcttTGAAGTTTCTCTTCCTGAATTCTCAGCCCGTCGGGACAAACGAGAtcccgccggcgtcgactgGGAGAGTGACGGCTGCACCAAGTCCCCCGATTACCCCTTCGGCTGGCCCTACCTCCCGGCCTGCCACAGACACGATTTTGGATACCGAAATTATCGCAAGCAAAAGCGATTCGCACAGATATCAAAAGCACAAATCGATCTCAAATTCAAACAAGAGTACGTTCTCCTCCACCACATCGAGATGCCTTCCCTGACAAGATTTGTTTTCGTTGCAGCTTGGTATATCAGTGCTCTGGAGTCTCGGCGGAAGACGCATGCAaggcgctcgccgaggtcTACTATCTCGCTGTCCGCCACTTCGGGGGTCGAGATGCCGAAAAGCGCGACGGATCGGCCAGGCTTGAGCCAGAAAATCAAGCGTCCGTGGCAGCGTACGACAAGGCTGTGGCGGCGTGCGACAAGGCCTTCAAGGACGCTCAGGAGGCTGGCCAGCTGCCGGTATCCGTGAATGAGCGGGCGTCAGGAGAGGGCATGGGATTATGTCCAATCCGCTGACCTCTTCTTGACGCGCACTCGCACGCATCAAATGCACGCACCTCACTGTACATAATGCCTCTCCACTGGACATGGCTTTGCGGCTGGACATACCCATACATACCACGATAACGACGGATACGACTTGGACTTTAGCACCCCAGGCGGGGAAATTGCATATAAATATGATATAGCATGCGCACTTGTTTTAAACAAGGACCATTTCCATGAGCCAAACCCCGAAGCTGAAACAAATCAGCAGCCCCTTTCCATGCACGGGATAGCAACTGTCCCCTTGCCCAGCGGTTCCGTCATCTGTGTCACGTTCAAAAGCCCAGGGAGAGTGAAGGGTATTGCGCTGCTCAGGTTGCGTACCCTACCCAGGAGTTTCTCGAGGTGGCGAAAGGCAGAAGCCGGCGCGGAGGCGGGACCCTGGTGCCCGGCAAGCTGTGTTACAACAAGGGTGAGTCCGCGCTCGTGGTGAgaggtgccgacgacgcccgagcCCCCCGGGTTGCTCTCGCCATAGTACTTTCCTCTGCCATGGTCGAAGCCGTAGAGGGGCACGTAGAATGGGTCGCTCGGTCTCGTCTGGAAACCAAGGAGGCTCCCCCATGTCATGTTTTGTATGCCCAGCAGGAGACCGTTGAGAGGAAGGACGGCATCCATGAATCCGTGTGCGAGTATCACATTATTGGTCCGATCGATCACATTGGGCAGCTCGTAGTTTCCGGGCGGCAGGGACTCGTCCATGTGAGAGAGGTTGAAGACTTGCCGTGTGCATCGCGACCACTTCACGTCGAGGGGCGCGTTAATGGCCATTTTGACGTCCTGACGATCAAAGTACGGCTCCTCGAGGAGCGGATCGTGCACCTTCGGGCAGCGGTCTCCTATGTTGTATACACTGAAGCAAGGGTTGGCGGCAACGGCCTTGGTGTAGATGAAGTAGAAGAGGGATTCACAATCGGCCTGCACCGTGCCGTTGGGGGGTACTTGTCCGGGCGGCGGGTATATTGGCGCCGGTCCGGAAGGTGGATAGGTTAGATACTTTCGTTCATAGGCCCCGAAGCCGCACGCTTCGGATGTCGTGCGAATCTGCCGCATtgtcgcgtcgtcgagggctaGCAGGTTGTGGTGCTGCTCTACAAAGCTTGGTATAATGACATTGGACTGGACCATTTCATCAAAAACAATGCCGTTGTAGATGATCATGCCACCGACGtcaaagtacttgctgtcGTTGGCGTTGATCATGTGGCTCGATATGAATGAGCCATAAATGCCTCCATACGACTCAGCTGCAATGTACACCTTATAACCCTGCAGGCTAAAGGTATCGACGAAGTTCTTCCAGAAGCCCATGAACTGCCGAGCGACATCGTCTTCGTTCTTTACTGTTGACGTGCCCTTGGAGAAGCCAACGGATACGGGTTGCTCAATCCACACGACGTTGGTGAGCTCATGCCAACTCCACGGATTTTTCACCGGCTTCCGCGTGCCCGGTTGCCAGAGAAAGGGGCCATTTTCTTGAAGGAAGCCGAGCAGGGAGGAGCACGCGGGCTGTTTCAGCCTGTCAGTGGCATTCGGATCTggtgggaggggggggtcGATAATCCAGACGTACTCCTCCGTTGAGCCAAACGACAAtttccttcttctccttgtGTTCTTCGTTGACGGTCGGGAAGAACCAAAAGTACAAGTGGTCGCGCTCGTCCTTCATATCGGTAATGGGAAGCAGGCCGGCGTAAGACTCTCCAACGTCGTAGGCAACATCTGGTACATTTGTTCCGTTTACGGCAAACTCTGCATCGTACCATCACTCGATTAGCTAGCGAATATCAACAACTGAAGGGGCCGTCGTTGCAGACTCTCAGTGGAACGGTTGAGAAACCGGTACCCTGCCGATGACCTGGCGTGAACGTTTGTCGAAGGCTTTTCCGGAGATCCGCCGTCTTGGGCGGTCCATGGTGCAGTATCCGGAGTCGGGCCATGTATCCATCGGAGGATGTCATCCACCTGCTCGTTACGTCTCGCGATGGATGTTGAGCAGAGCCCCAACAGGGGCATCAGCCAGAGGGTTCTCATCTTGCTAGCACAACGGAAGAAATTGTTCAAGGAGATGGCATAGTTGGGCAAGTGTTGGACACGCAGCTCCTTCGCCGACTTTACATACAGAACTGGAATCAAGTTCAGCACCTATCTTACGTTACACGAGACGGGACTTGGCACGCCGCGAATCAGTCCACTCTCTCGGCTTCGGTGAAGTTGAAGGCAAGGTTCAGTTTGATGAGGGATAATGGTCAGGCGAGATGCCAGCATTCTGCACCAGAGGTCACGCCATCGAACCAACTATCGCCTATGCCAACCATTCCCGAC includes these proteins:
- a CDS encoding p15-like protein, translated to MKVVSALVTLYASTVLAFPANIPASANGVTFVRLAYNTHGKHRSATGQALAHVTDDQPTQNLAYVIDDEEGPNLVPITDELLFEVSLPEFSARRDKRDPAGVDWESDGCTKSPDYPFGWPYLPACHRHDFGYRNYRKQKRFAQISKAQIDLKFKQDLVYQCSGVSAEDACKALAEVYYLAVRHFGGRDAEKRDGSARLEPENQASVAAYDKAVAACDKAFKDAQEAGQLPVSVNERASGEGMGLCPIR
- a CDS encoding serine-type carboxypeptidase, translating into MRTLWLMPLLGLCSTSIARRNEQVDDILRWIHGPTPDTAPWTAQDGGSPEKPSTNVHARSSAGYRFLNRSTEKFAVNGTNVPDVAYDVGESYAGLLPITDMKDERDHLYFWFFPTVNEEHKEKKEIVVWLNGGPACSSLLGFLQENGPFLWQPGTRKPVKNPWSWHELTNVVWIEQPVSVGFSKGTSTVKNEDDVARQFMGFWKNFVDTFSLQGYKVYIAAESYGGIYGSFISSHMINANDSKYFDVGGMIIYNGIVFDEMVQSNVIIPSFVEQHHNLLALDDATMRQIRTTSEACGFGAYERKYLTYPPSGPAPIYPPPGQVPPNGTVQADCESLFYFIYTKAVAANPCFSVYNIGDRCPKVHDPLLEEPYFDRQDVKMAINAPLDVKWSRCTRQVFNLSHMDESLPPGNYELPNVIDRTNNVILAHGFMDAVLPLNGLLLGIQNMTWGSLLGFQTRPSDPFYVPLYGFDHGRGKYYGESNPGGSGVVGTSHHERGLTLVVTQLAGHQGPASAPASAFRHLEKLLGRVRNLSSAIPFTLPGLLNVTQMTEPLGKGTVAIPCMERGC